A single genomic interval of Acidobacteriota bacterium harbors:
- the rplU gene encoding 50S ribosomal protein L21, giving the protein MSFAIIQSGGKQFRVSEGEVVQVPSLNAEVGDAVDFETLVHSTDDSVQVGAPVVDGVRVSGTVVEHGRGKKIIVFKMKRRKQYKKTHGHRQNYTAVKIESLG; this is encoded by the coding sequence ATGTCATTTGCGATTATTCAATCAGGCGGCAAACAATTTCGCGTAAGCGAAGGCGAAGTGGTTCAGGTTCCGTCACTCAACGCGGAAGTCGGGGATGCAGTGGATTTTGAAACCCTTGTGCATAGCACCGACGACAGCGTTCAAGTCGGCGCTCCGGTGGTTGACGGCGTGCGGGTTTCCGGCACCGTAGTTGAACATGGACGCGGAAAGAAAATCATCGTCTTCAAGATGAAACGCCGCAAACAGTACAAGAAAACTCACGGTCATCGGCAAAATTATACGGCTGTGAAGATCGAATCACTCGGATAA
- a CDS encoding VWA domain-containing protein — MMYSRRAISRILIPGLMICSLWSLANAQKSTAQEPDTVKLNATLIQVPVVVSDRGGKFIGNLLPSDFSILEDGKRQEVALFKTLQQPFHAVLILDTSNCAADRLRAMQAVAQGFARELSAQDKMMVMSFDNEVRELTEFTSEQKEIENAIAATEPGFGKLLYEAVENALNKLKAVDGRRAVILFTDGVDMKSIDATAESNYRLAEELGAVIYVVKFDTRWWQEAEARKRKKERPEKNLPFEVDVRIPLPPEYGGPDLTPPGLPRPKIEIGTSTATPPIIYQDGVTGNRTQVNAPPPDEITQQLNKVYGEADAYLLSLTSRTAGTVFQAETFAATRSAFAAILDEIRNQYLIGYYPMNEKRDGKFHKIKVEVSRKDAKVRARPGYRSAKDTN, encoded by the coding sequence ATGATGTATTCTCGTCGTGCAATTAGCAGAATTTTAATTCCTGGATTGATGATTTGTTCGCTCTGGTCTTTGGCAAACGCGCAAAAGTCAACTGCCCAAGAACCGGATACAGTCAAACTCAACGCCACATTAATCCAGGTTCCTGTCGTCGTATCTGACCGTGGCGGCAAATTCATCGGCAATTTATTACCGAGCGACTTTTCGATTCTTGAAGACGGCAAACGCCAGGAGGTTGCACTGTTCAAAACCTTGCAACAGCCTTTCCATGCCGTATTGATTCTGGATACCTCGAATTGTGCCGCCGACCGGTTGCGCGCCATGCAGGCGGTCGCTCAGGGTTTTGCAAGAGAACTCAGCGCCCAGGATAAAATGATGGTGATGTCGTTTGATAACGAGGTGCGCGAGTTGACGGAATTCACCTCTGAGCAAAAGGAAATCGAAAACGCGATTGCGGCGACCGAACCTGGATTTGGCAAACTGCTTTATGAAGCGGTTGAAAATGCCTTGAACAAATTGAAAGCCGTTGACGGTCGCCGCGCCGTTATCCTCTTTACCGATGGCGTTGACATGAAAAGCATTGACGCCACCGCCGAAAGCAATTACCGGCTTGCCGAAGAATTGGGCGCAGTGATTTACGTGGTGAAATTCGATACCCGTTGGTGGCAGGAAGCCGAAGCGCGCAAACGAAAAAAAGAGCGTCCCGAAAAAAACTTGCCGTTTGAAGTCGATGTGCGAATTCCTTTGCCGCCTGAATACGGTGGCCCAGACCTGACGCCTCCGGGACTTCCGAGACCGAAAATTGAAATCGGCACCAGCACCGCAACTCCGCCCATCATTTATCAAGATGGCGTAACCGGCAACCGCACACAGGTAAATGCGCCCCCGCCGGATGAAATTACTCAACAACTCAATAAGGTGTACGGCGAGGCTGATGCGTATTTGTTGTCGCTGACATCGCGAACCGCCGGAACGGTTTTTCAAGCAGAAACTTTTGCAGCGACGCGCTCGGCTTTTGCAGCGATTCTCGATGAGATACGCAATCAATATTTAATCGGTTACTATCCGATGAATGAAAAGCGCGATGGTAAATTTCATAAAATAAAAGTTGAAGTCTCGCGCAAGGATGCAAAAGTACGCGCGCGCCCCGGCTATCGGTCAGCCAAAGATACGAATTAG
- a CDS encoding DUF6600 domain-containing protein: MKKGLPILILLTAFLAINIFPISSFAQDNQTPKLVLDGSTQSYDDESLSGEDDEPVERVARVSFVDGDVSFLRAGVTEWSDAVENLPLLSGDQIYVGKRGRAEIQFGRGNYVRLSEQTALTITELSHTAALLEITEGIAIIRLERFGAAWNRFEVDTPNSALILQRDGIYRINVRGERDSEVIVRRGSAEVSTDDGDFRVRENQRLTIDTTPNGRLEIVADNSNDDWDRWSYDRDTTIATNYINTSPDYVSSYETNYNCFYGASDLAAYGFWTNVSSYGNCWVPRVASGWAPYRTGRWLWIPRTGWTWLSSEPWGWAPYHYGRWAYINNLGWAWVPGFHNRYYNYGHSYYQWRPALVSFYNTGGSHVGWCPLAPGERWRNPNRFRNDNPHRHLQYPTTRDAWRRPDSGSRPRNQNGITWVAANEFGGRPNGRLKSIDNTHITRVEGAVKPGLPDLRAAENSGVVVWRNGDSNSRRPVAPPKEIIGRSVVTRQRPTDTEVTYAPPRERKFIGTPTMTDSGSLKNRRVYRGDTGSEISTGEGTSRSKDKSQNNGEANGNSDNRNRNTDAANNDSSRARRKFERADEGSIVTREEKSQSDSNANWKSQRSTPTEYPNSDNAAERKKRERNNDDQSPNNSDWRSRRTDNETQNGGESNQGNANRERKRQERQEQPQNDNGNRYERRREEPQKPVEQPRPREERQQEKQERREMRQREEPRSAPPPPPPQPSPSKEERRARKNGGN, translated from the coding sequence ATGAAAAAAGGTCTCCCCATCCTCATCCTGCTGACCGCGTTTTTGGCAATCAATATTTTTCCGATCAGTTCATTTGCTCAAGATAATCAAACGCCCAAACTCGTTCTCGATGGTTCAACGCAAAGCTATGACGATGAATCATTGAGCGGCGAAGACGATGAACCGGTCGAGCGCGTGGCGCGTGTCTCGTTCGTTGACGGGGATGTTTCATTTTTGCGGGCGGGGGTAACGGAATGGTCTGATGCGGTTGAAAATTTGCCATTGCTTTCCGGCGATCAGATTTATGTTGGCAAGCGGGGGCGCGCCGAGATTCAATTCGGACGCGGCAATTATGTGCGATTATCCGAACAGACCGCTTTAACGATTACCGAACTTTCGCACACTGCGGCTTTGCTTGAAATCACCGAAGGCATCGCTATCATTCGCCTCGAACGCTTCGGCGCAGCCTGGAATCGCTTTGAAGTGGATACCCCGAATTCGGCATTGATTTTACAACGTGACGGCATCTATCGCATCAATGTGCGAGGCGAACGCGATTCGGAAGTGATTGTGCGGCGTGGTTCTGCCGAAGTCTCAACTGATGATGGTGATTTTCGGGTTCGCGAAAATCAGCGACTAACCATTGATACGACGCCAAACGGCAGACTTGAAATCGTTGCCGACAATTCCAACGATGATTGGGATAGATGGAGTTATGACCGCGACACCACGATTGCCACGAACTACATCAATACCTCGCCCGATTATGTGAGCAGTTACGAGACCAATTACAATTGCTTTTATGGCGCGAGCGACCTTGCGGCTTACGGATTCTGGACGAATGTTTCGAGTTATGGAAATTGCTGGGTGCCGCGCGTTGCCAGTGGTTGGGCGCCTTATCGTACAGGTCGTTGGTTGTGGATTCCGCGAACCGGCTGGACCTGGCTTTCGAGCGAACCTTGGGGCTGGGCGCCGTATCATTACGGACGCTGGGCTTATATCAACAATCTCGGTTGGGCATGGGTTCCGGGCTTTCATAATCGTTATTACAACTATGGGCATTCTTATTATCAATGGCGGCCCGCTTTGGTTTCCTTCTACAACACAGGCGGCAGCCATGTCGGTTGGTGTCCGCTTGCGCCCGGTGAACGTTGGCGCAATCCGAACCGCTTTAGAAATGATAACCCACACAGACATTTGCAATATCCAACAACCCGCGATGCCTGGCGCAGACCCGATAGTGGCAGTCGCCCGCGCAATCAAAACGGCATCACCTGGGTGGCGGCGAATGAATTTGGCGGCAGACCAAATGGTCGATTGAAAAGCATAGACAATACCCACATCACGCGAGTCGAAGGCGCCGTTAAACCAGGCTTGCCGGATTTGCGCGCCGCTGAAAATTCCGGCGTGGTGGTGTGGCGCAATGGTGATAGCAATAGTCGTCGTCCGGTTGCGCCGCCGAAAGAGATCATCGGTCGTTCGGTAGTCACACGCCAACGCCCGACCGACACCGAAGTTACTTACGCGCCGCCGCGTGAACGCAAATTCATCGGCACCCCGACGATGACCGATTCCGGTAGTCTGAAAAATCGGCGCGTTTATCGCGGTGATACAGGAAGCGAAATTTCAACCGGCGAAGGAACTTCACGCTCGAAAGATAAATCGCAGAACAACGGCGAGGCGAACGGCAATTCCGATAACCGCAATCGCAACACCGATGCTGCCAATAATGATTCATCGCGCGCCAGAAGAAAATTCGAGCGCGCGGATGAAGGGTCGATTGTTACGCGAGAAGAGAAGTCGCAAAGCGATAGCAATGCCAATTGGAAATCGCAGCGTTCGACACCGACGGAATATCCGAACAGCGATAATGCGGCGGAACGCAAGAAACGTGAACGCAATAACGACGACCAATCGCCAAACAATTCGGATTGGCGTTCGCGTCGCACCGATAACGAAACGCAAAATGGTGGCGAGTCCAATCAAGGCAATGCCAATCGTGAACGTAAACGTCAGGAGCGCCAGGAGCAGCCGCAAAACGATAACGGCAATCGTTATGAACGCCGCCGCGAAGAACCGCAAAAGCCCGTTGAACAACCGCGACCGAGAGAAGAACGCCAGCAGGAAAAACAGGAGCGTCGCGAGATGCGCCAGCGAGAAGAGCCGCGTTCCGCGCCGCCACCTCCGCCGCCACAACCATCGCCCTCAAAAGAGGAACGCCGCGCTCGTAAAAATGGTGGCAATTAG
- the obgE gene encoding GTPase ObgE has product MQFLDRAKITVKGGDGGNGVTAFRREKFVPRGGPSGGDGGRGGSVILEATDQLNTLLQFRFNPEYRAGRGGHGEGSNKHGRDGEDVIVLVPVGTLITDADTGELIHDFTELGERVVIAPGGRGGRGNAQFATSTNRAPRYHEDGRPGAVRVLQLELKLIADVGLVGFPNAGKSTLISRISAAKPKIADYPFTTLEPHLGVVAYDDYKTYVVADIPGLIEGAHEGIGLGLDFLRHIERTKMLLHVVDVSSTGRDPVEDFQIIERELQSYNPALLNKPQMVVASKLDALDDPARLAALREFCEKRQLEILEISSVTGLGIKELIYRLGKKIEQFQQEEKVSGL; this is encoded by the coding sequence ATGCAGTTTTTAGACCGAGCCAAGATAACAGTAAAAGGTGGCGATGGCGGCAACGGCGTAACAGCTTTTCGGCGTGAAAAGTTTGTCCCACGCGGCGGTCCATCAGGTGGCGACGGCGGTCGCGGCGGTTCGGTCATCCTCGAAGCTACTGACCAACTCAACACCCTCCTGCAATTTCGCTTCAATCCCGAATATCGCGCCGGTCGCGGCGGTCACGGTGAAGGTTCCAATAAACACGGACGCGATGGTGAAGATGTCATCGTGTTGGTGCCGGTCGGCACACTGATAACTGACGCCGACACCGGCGAATTGATTCACGATTTTACCGAACTCGGCGAACGAGTAGTTATTGCGCCGGGCGGTCGCGGCGGTCGCGGCAATGCGCAATTTGCGACTTCGACGAATCGCGCCCCGCGTTATCACGAAGACGGACGACCGGGGGCGGTGCGCGTCTTGCAACTGGAATTGAAACTCATCGCTGATGTCGGCTTAGTCGGATTTCCCAACGCCGGTAAATCGACGCTGATTTCGCGCATCTCGGCGGCAAAACCGAAAATCGCCGATTATCCGTTCACGACGCTTGAACCGCATCTCGGGGTCGTCGCTTATGACGATTATAAAACCTATGTGGTCGCCGATATTCCCGGTTTGATTGAAGGCGCGCACGAAGGCATCGGACTTGGACTCGATTTCCTGCGCCACATCGAACGCACCAAAATGCTTCTGCATGTCGTGGATGTTTCGTCGACAGGTCGCGACCCGGTTGAAGATTTTCAAATCATCGAACGCGAGTTGCAGTCTTACAATCCGGCGTTGCTTAATAAGCCGCAGATGGTTGTGGCGTCAAAGCTCGATGCGCTCGATGATCCGGCGCGTCTTGCAGCGTTACGTGAGTTTTGCGAAAAACGCCAACTGGAAATCTTGGAAATCTCCTCAGTCACTGGGCTTGGCATTAAAGAATTGATTTACCGGCTCGGCAAAAAAATCGAACAATTTCAGCAAGAGGAAAAGGTTTCTGGGTTGTAG
- the nadD gene encoding nicotinate-nucleotide adenylyltransferase, giving the protein MSEKRIGVYGGTFDPIHIGHIEIARAVVRRFALEQLLIIPAHRPPHKTTNHISEAHHRYEMARLAFKDEPRIEVSKMEIELPEKPYTVQTLERLQAQYGNAIKFFFVMGGDSFAELHLWREYQRLLAMTNIIVSLRPGHELSASHLDDTIRARVIDLRGQLKHRQDPVAKAEGCFIYLTDYVNQNVSSTEIRRRVKNGESINGLTPLAVIDYIERHKLYRQNV; this is encoded by the coding sequence ATGAGCGAAAAACGCATTGGAGTTTACGGCGGCACCTTTGACCCGATTCATATCGGACACATTGAAATCGCCCGGGCAGTGGTTCGACGCTTTGCGCTCGAGCAGTTGTTAATCATCCCTGCGCATCGACCGCCGCATAAAACGACCAATCATATCTCTGAAGCGCATCATCGTTATGAGATGGCGCGGCTGGCGTTTAAAGACGAACCGCGCATTGAAGTTTCCAAAATGGAAATCGAACTCCCGGAAAAACCTTACACGGTGCAAACCCTGGAAAGGTTGCAGGCTCAATATGGCAACGCGATAAAATTCTTTTTTGTGATGGGTGGCGATTCGTTTGCAGAGCTTCATTTGTGGCGTGAATACCAGCGGTTGCTGGCGATGACCAACATTATCGTAAGCCTTCGCCCAGGTCATGAATTATCGGCGTCACATTTGGATGACACGATTCGCGCCCGCGTGATTGATTTGCGCGGGCAGTTGAAGCATCGGCAAGACCCGGTTGCAAAAGCGGAAGGTTGTTTTATCTATTTGACCGATTATGTCAATCAAAACGTCTCATCTACGGAAATTCGTCGCCGTGTAAAAAATGGCGAAAGCATTAACGGATTGACGCCGCTCGCCGTCATTGATTACATAGAGAGGCACAAACTTTATAGGCAAAATGTATGA
- the rsfS gene encoding ribosome silencing factor gives MSRNPKEIANALEIEDAVQIAAQAASDKKAQDLVVLDLREVASFTEYFIICNGNNQRQVQAIADEIEKRLREAGKRPLHIEGFTNAEWILMDYGDFIVHVFADAARRFYDLERLWRDAKRVQLSIQ, from the coding sequence ATGAGTAGAAACCCGAAAGAGATTGCGAACGCATTAGAGATTGAAGATGCCGTGCAAATCGCCGCACAGGCGGCGAGCGATAAAAAAGCTCAAGACCTGGTGGTTCTCGATTTGCGCGAAGTGGCTTCGTTTACCGAATATTTCATCATCTGCAACGGCAACAACCAGCGACAGGTGCAAGCCATCGCCGACGAAATTGAAAAGCGTTTACGCGAAGCCGGCAAACGCCCGTTGCACATCGAAGGATTCACCAATGCCGAATGGATTTTGATGGATTATGGTGATTTTATCGTGCATGTTTTTGCCGACGCTGCACGCCGTTTTTATGATTTAGAGAGATTATGGCGCGATGCCAAACGTGTGCAACTAAGTATTCAATAA
- the rpmA gene encoding 50S ribosomal protein L27 codes for MAHKKGVGSSRNGRDSNAQRLGIKRFGGQAVNGGEILVRQRGTRWKPGNNVGRGSDDTLFALISGVVKFEEKGRKGKFISVYPQA; via the coding sequence ATGGCACACAAAAAAGGTGTAGGCAGTTCGCGCAATGGTCGCGATTCCAATGCTCAACGATTAGGGATTAAACGCTTCGGCGGTCAGGCAGTCAACGGCGGAGAAATTCTGGTTCGTCAACGCGGCACCCGTTGGAAACCCGGCAACAATGTCGGACGGGGTTCCGATGATACGCTGTTTGCCTTGATTTCCGGCGTCGTCAAATTCGAGGAAAAAGGACGCAAAGGCAAATTCATCAGCGTCTATCCACAAGCTTAG